The following are encoded together in the Montipora foliosa isolate CH-2021 chromosome 12, ASM3666993v2, whole genome shotgun sequence genome:
- the LOC137978843 gene encoding very-long-chain (3R)-3-hydroxyacyl-CoA dehydratase-like yields the protein MAAIFKPIIRWAQSKEKLFLTLELSDVQYPAVELTSTRLVFQGFGRGARGEQQYHVDLNFYRPVDIKASSHKVLDRYVEFSIAKLAGEHEFWPRLLADEQKPAWLKINFDRWQIEDTSGSEREERAEIDKFLAASDARELELENQINQTKQEVLGFVRIFYLMVYNVMQGGLYLYITSVLLSRVLFHGTDAFAEAYDAVSDVLASCQLAAFLEVINPLLGLVKTGVLAPFMQVFGRNMVLFLVVVAHEELHKQAAVFGLFLVWSLIEVVRYPFYASQVVSKRIEPLIWLRYTMWIPLYPLGILFEGILIWRAIPLLDKSERFSFSLPNAFNVSFSFSWFLRVYLVLLLAGGWYMMRHMYILRQRRYGRRKRKMR from the exons ATGGCAGCGATATTCAAGCCAATTATACGTTGGGCCCAAAGCAAAGAGAAGCTCTTTCTGACACTAGAACTTTCTGATGTACAATACCCTGCTGTAGAATTGACAAGTACACGACTGGTATTTCAAGGATTTGGTCGTGGAGCAAGAGGAGAGCAACAATATCACGTGGACCTGAACTTTTACAGGCCAGTTGACATAAAGGCAAGTAGCCACAAAGTTCTGGACCGTTATGTTGAATTTTCCATTGCCAAGTTAGCAGGAGAACACGAGTTTTGGCCTCGTCTTTTGGCAGATGAGCAGAAGCCGGCATGGTTGAAGATTAACTTTGATCGATGGCAGATTGAAGATACATCTGGAAGCGAGAGAGAAGAACGAGCTGAAATAGATAAATTTCTGGCAGCAAGCGATGCTAGAGAGTTAGAGCTGGAAAACCAAATCAACCAAACCAAACAAGAGGTTTTAGGATTTGtcagaatattttatcttatgGTTTACAATGTCATGCAAGGAGGACTCTACCTTTACATAACTAGTGTGCTGTTGTCCCGTGTGCTTTTCCATGGCACAGATGCATTTGCCGAAGCTTATGATGCTGTTAGTGATGTTCTGGCTTCTTGTCAGTTAGCTGCTTTCTTGGAGGTCATTAACCCTCTCCTGGGGTTGGTAAAAACTGGTGTTTTGGCTCCCTTTATGCAAGTGTTTGGAAGAAACATGGTTCTGTTTTTGGTGGTGGTTGCACACGAGGAACTTCACAAACAAGCTGCTGTATTTGGCCTTTTCCTTGTTTGGTCACTCATTGAAGTTGTCAGATATCCATTCTATGCCTCTCAAGTTGTTAGCAAGAGGATTGAACCGCTGATTTGGCTGCGGTATACAATGTGGATTCCTCTTTATCCATTGGGTATACTCTTCGAAG GTATACTGATATGGAGGGCCATTCCTTTGTTGGATAAATCTGAGAGGTTCTCCTTCAGCCTCCCAAATGCCTTTAACGTCAGTTTTAGCTTTTCATGGTTTCTGCGTGTTTATCTTGTGCTGCTACTAGCAGGAGGCTGGTACATGATGCGGCATATGTATATTCTACGGCAGCGACGATATGGCAGACGCAAAAGGAAGATGCGTTAA